The Pyrenophora tritici-repentis strain M4 chromosome 10, whole genome shotgun sequence genome contains a region encoding:
- a CDS encoding DUF1996 domain containing protein, protein MKLYQIAALAAPAQAALRFGCSTLSIQRLDPLVEPGKLPSAHVHQIVGGNAFNATMDTDPSKLASCTTCTFSEDFSNYWTAAMYFKHTNGSYKRVSIMENAALPNGINGGMTVYYTQQDFNSNGNQKITSFPKARTIPSHTSPPT, encoded by the exons ATGAAGTTGTATCAGATTGCCGCTCTTGCAGCGCCTGCGCAAGCCGCACTACGCTTTGGATGTTCGACTCTGAGTATCCAGCGTCTCGATCCGCTCGTTGAACCAGGGAAGCTACCGTCTGCTCACGTCCATCAGATTGTCGGTGGTAATGCGTTCAACGCTACAATGGACACGGATCCATCCAAACTGGCATCCTGCACCACGTGTACGTTCTCGGAGGACTTTAG CAACTACTGGACCGCAGCCATGTACTTCAAACACACCAATGGCTCCTACAAACGCGTGTCCATCATGGAGAACGCCGCACTGCCCAACGGCATAAACGGGGGCATGACAGTCTACTACACTCAGCAAGACTTCAACAGCAACGGCAACCAAAAGATCACTTCCTTCCCCAAGGCGCGTACTATCCCCTCACATACCTCACCTCCAACCTAA
- a CDS encoding AF-4 multi-domain protein yields MIPNPKPRSQIGRIGIAPPRAPNAVPAKSVEGDQSTASQSTFGLIRPSVSRPQSGHVEAAKPRSLLPQPGQHRYNTRSSILPEVSDDSPVSQDAESTSSNTSESRTATPTAQEKPAPGAVPGRLRARTAYQNGSPSLQRADSSDKASAPRSMRPPASVSKPTEPQAVGLSRTQSLRKPATASQPAPISRLTGHARTKSAITVSAARKEAPKSIPASDRPKSLMMPPSRNSKIQSASAETVPAAARTSGRIAGLSRTASTKVKSEATSGESSAAGSRPEEPKKTSRPAFSTLQQHFTPRKVGKAPTSTFINPAPQPAVHALPPEMVNIQSELLQLHLLHKSSAEVSRCWEQSAKRSLHHRFEEVASLYQIMLENERAGQEQKNLQSLLEWTAGGSSGLVEHIQILSEPLHELPSLVESGGRLQRLIADFEHWLLWVQDIRSARQNFAGDKKALGTIEGLGDSWKAENAALIRKLTGFSRDLERLATPSPGSSIACILEACTSIIRGTLDELQTMQKIEAEVVTKEKDWVENRLRVIARDVGMSPVDADRQAPAWRI; encoded by the exons ATGATTCCGAACCCGAAGCCTCGTTCGCAAATAGGCAGGATTGGTATTGCGCCCCCACGCGCTCCG AATGCTGTGCCAGCCAAGTCCGTTGAGGGTGATCAAAGTACAGCGAGTCAGAGCACATTTGGATTGATACGCCCATCTGTGAGCAGACCACAATCTGGCCATGTCGAGGCAGCGAAGCCACGCAGCTTGCT CCCTCAGCCGGGTCAACATAGATACAACACACGTTCAAGTATTCTTCCAGAAGTTTCTGATGATAGTCCCGTATCCCAAGATGCAGAAAGCACCTCGAGTAATACATCTGAGTCACGGACTGCCACGCCAACGGCGCAAGAGAAACCGGCCCCAGGTGCCGTCCCAGGGCGCCTCCGAGCACGTACAGCGTATCAAAATGGCTCGCCATCTTTACAACGTGCAGATTCTAGTGATAAAGCAAGTGCGCCTCGTTCTATGCGCCCTCCTGCCTCAGTCAGCAAGCCTACGGAGCCGCAAGCAGTCGGACTGAGCCGGACGCAATCTTTACGGAAACCAGCTACTGCCTCACAGCCAGCACCGATATCAAGGCTTACTGGGCATGCTCGAACGAAATCTGCCATCACAGTATCAGCAGCACGAAAAGAAGCTCCTAAATCAATTCCCGCCTCGGATCGGCCAAAGTCTCTCATGATGCCACCAAGTCGTAACTCAAAAATACAAAGTGCATCTGCAGAGACAGTACCTGCCGCGGCGAGGACATCTGGGCGGATTGCAGGACTAAGTCGAACGGCGAGCACAAAGGTTAAATCCGAAGCGACATCTGGTGAAAGCAGTGCGGCGGGTTCAAGACCCGAAGAACCTAAGAAAACCAGTCGACCAGCCTTTAGTACACTTCAACAACATTTTACGCCACGTAAAGTAGGAAAGGCTCCAACCTCAACATTCATCAATCCCGCTCCTCAACCCGCAGTTCATGCGCTTCCTCCTGAGATGGTAAACATCCAATCGGAACTGCTCCAGCTCCATCTTTTGCATAAATCGTCAGCAGAGGTGAGCAGATGTTGGGAACAGAGCGCAAAGCGTAGCTTGCACCATAGGTTCGAAGAAGTGGCTAGCTTATATCAAATCATGCTAGAGAATGAACGTGCCGGTCAAGAGCAAAAGAACCTTCAGTCTCTACTCGAATGGACCGCTGGCGGCTCATCTGGGCTGGTCGAACACATCCAGATCCTCTCCGAGCCTCTCCATGAGCTACCATCGCTGGTGGAATCGGGTGGCCGTCTCCAACGCCTCATAGCAGACTTTGAGCATTGGCTATTATGGGTACAAGACATACGGTCTGCCCGTCAAAACTTTGCTGGGGATAAAAAGGCGCTCGGCACAATTGAAGGTCTAGGAGATTCTTGGAAAGCCGAGAATGCAGCATTGATTCGGAAATTGACTGGGTTTTCCCGCGACCTGGAAAGGTTAGCTACGCCATCCCCCGGATCAAGCATCGCATGCATACTAGAGGCATGCACATCGATTATACGCGGAACCTTGGACGAGCTACAGACAATGCAGAAGATTGAAGCCGAGGTCGTTACAAAAGAAAAGGATTGGGTTGAGAATCGTCTCCGAGTGATCGCGCGGGACGTCGGAATGTCACCGGTGGATGCTGATAGACAGGCCCCGGCTTGGCGCATATGA
- a CDS encoding Atrophin-1 multi-domain protein, whose amino-acid sequence MPAFSRGGFNNPMTFRLPSSLRAALFGARDTIFTPTPTRLTTTRTSTTTLRRYAITVKPSVQPVRSTFLSNDPVLRQVTQTRQPVLLYRAPQNKWYYTKVYGTGLLWIGVGAFSIKFNDDIKDTGLPFFVRPTYVVVGAAFIAIGCYICTAPTNRIRLLEVVPGLQGGGPVQLRMAAKAAPWSTERVIYSNIGGATISEKTEPMVRELLEAERFRRQQVWEDLEGYGVLGRVWEGSARWVHQKWTNFFLRFKFAVLRFGIAKVKVQGDEWKIDCSGWLLEDGKALDRLIAED is encoded by the exons ATGCCAGCCTTCTCCCGAGGCGGCTTCAACAACCCAATGACGTTCCGCCTCCCCTCCTCCCTCCGCGCCGCCCTCTTCGGAGCACGAGACACCATCTTCACACCCACTCCCACCCGCCTCACCACAACCCGCACCTCCACCACAACCCTTCGCCGGTACGCCATAACGGTCAAGCCCAGCGTCCAACCTGTGCGCTCCACCTTCCTCTCCAACGACCCTGTCCTCCGCCAAGTTACGCAAACCCGACAACCTGTGCTCCTCTACCGCGCCCCGCAAAACAAATGGTACTACACCAAAGTCTATGGCACTGGGTTACTCTGGATCGGCGTAGGCGCCTTCTCCATCAAATTCAACGATGACATCAAAGACACGGGCCTCCCCTTCTTCGTGCGTCCAACCTACGTCGTCGTCGGCGCCGCTTTCATCGCAATAGGCTGTTACATCTGCACCGCACCTACCAACCGTATACGCTTACTTGAAGTTGTTCCTGGTCTCCAGGGCGGTGGTCCCGTGCAGTTGCGTATGGCGGCTAAAGCCGCCCCGTGGTCTACGGAACGTGTCATCTACTCTAACATTGGCGGTGCGACGATTAGCGAGAAGACGGAGCCGATGGTGAGGGAGCTGCTAGAGGCAGAGCGGTTTCGACGGCAGCAAGTGTGGGAGGATTTGGAGGGATATGGTGTTTTGGGCAGGGTGTGGGAGGGATCAGCCAGGTGGGTGCATCAGAAGTGGACGAATTTCTTTTTGAGGTTCAAGTTTGCGGTTTTGCGGTTTGGGATTGCCAAGGTGAAGGTACAGGGGGATGAGTGGAAGATTGATTGTTCTGGGTGGTTGTTGGAGGATGGGAAAG CTCTTGATCGACTCATTGCTGAGGATTAA
- a CDS encoding CcmA, ABC-type multidrug transport system, ATPase component, which yields MRQRAWATSLAAVLGLASTCTAHKTFANYSIAESPQSLFSIYGDRPDGCPPCFNCNLEDFKCKQFADCSKANGRCSCGPGFGGEDCSEPLCGALPDGKDRSPRGGAKECECSEGWSGINCNVCQTNDACNAMMPDGEGGVCYKDGQLVKENFQICDITNRKILDTLKDKKPQATFSCNAESEECNFQFWVDQRESFYCALDTCSSHFTAESDRNVTKYRCENIKCECVPDRMLCGEDGSVDIGDFLKESIKGPAEFRGISATNKKESGSIFSEPAMNDLISSIFGDESIFLQCDTGECLYHTEVPGYERPIKKINTPLIAGVIAGCALFIVAVILAVWYLTHRAESRRYGPIHLSDDEEDEDAKLLADHKPAAFLFENVAYNLNGKQILSGISGAVHPGELLAIMGASGAGKTTFLDILARKKKIGVDSGDFYVNGEKVRDDEFRSVIGFVDQEDTLLPTLTVHETILDSALLRLPKEMSRSSKEQKVEDVERQLGIYHIRHQKIGSEESGRGISGGEKRRVGIACELVTSPSILFLDEPTSGLDAYNAFNVVECLVNLVKNYNRTVVFTIHQPRSNIVALFDQLILLAKGRTVYSGPFDSCQAYFDELGYTCPPGFNIADYIVDLTMHASTARQPIDEDSSLFNRDLNRDLNRDGLTTSASSAIAVKSIPSINTSELERDIAGSPSNSSILRPKGKRRTSIKQQQERELFTRKKNAPVNDGSMSPKTDEEPYDRRGAIKAQWLKLTRQQGGVPPQILEDPDELPPPANGATGTNLDLLINAYISSDISARIREDIASSVASANHANGHNGNQELNGFVAAGKLKGFRKVGLLGQFKILSLRTWRNLYRNPMLMLTHYAIAIVLAVFLGFLFYGLTDDIKGFQNRLGLFLFVLSLFGFSSLTILTVFAPERLLFTRERAKGYYSPPAYFAAKVIFDIIPLRLLPPIILGIIVYPMTGLIPAWPNFLKFTLFLVLFNLAAAAIFLFIGIVFRNSGVANLIGVLVMLFSLLFSGFFLNKESIPGVAKWLQSLSIFHYAFEGLIVNEVKYLSLIDHKYGLDIEVPGSAILSSFGFDTQALWGDCIGLGVFGAAFVVLAYAAMHLLLVEKR from the exons ATGCGCCAACGAGCTTGGGCGACGTCGCTCGCCGCCGTGCTGGGCCTGGCCTCGACATGCACAGCTCATAAGACATTTGCAAACTACTCCATCGCTGAATCGCCCCAGTCGCTCTTTTCGATATACGGTGACCGACCAGACGGATGCCCGCCATGCTTCAACTGCAACCTCGAGGACTTCAAGTGCAAGCAGTTTGCCGACTGCAGCAAGGCAAATGGACGGTGTAGCTGTGGGCCAGGGTTTGGTGGTGAGGACTGTTCAGAACCGCTGTGCGGTGCCCTTCCAGATGGAAAGGATCGCTCCCCCAGGGGAGGCGCAAAAGAGTGCGAGTGTTCCGAGGGCTGGTCAGGCATCAACTGCAATGTCTGTCAAACCAACGATGCTTGCAACGCCATGATGCCAGATGGTGAGGGTGGCGTGTGTTACAAGGACGGTCAATTGGTCAAGGAGAACTTCCAGATCTGCGACATTACAAACAGGAAGATTCTCGACACTCTCAAAGACAAGAAGCCGCAGGCGACCTTTTCTTGCAATGCTGAGAGCGAAGAGTGCAACTTTCAGT TCTGGGTCGATCAAAGGGAATCCTTCTACTGCGCCCTCGACACGTGCTCCTCCCACTTCACTGCCGAGTCCGACCGCAACGTTACGAAATACCGATGCGAGAACATAAAGTGCGAATGTGTCCCTGACAGGATGCTGTGTGGAGAAGATGGGTCTGTCGATATTGGAGACTTCCTCAAGGAGTCCATCAAGGGTCCTGCCGAGTTCAGAGGCATTTCGGCTACCAACAAAAAGGAGAGTGGAAGCATCTTCTCCGAGCCTGCCATGAACGACCTGATCTCTAGCATCTTTGGTGATGAAAGCATCTTCCTGCAGTGCGACACTGGCGAGTGCTTGTACCATACCGAGGTACCTGGCTACGAAAGGCCCATCAAGAAGATCAACACACCTTTGATTGCAGGCGTCATTGCTGGCTGTGCGCTATTCATTGTAGCAGTCATCCTTGCTGTGTGGTACCTCACTCATCGTGCTGAAAGCAGGCGATACGGACCCATCCATCTTTCTGAtgacgaggaggatgaggacGCGAAACTGCTCGCAGACCACAAACCAGCCGCTTTCTTGTTTGAAAATGTTGCATACAACCTTAATGGAAAGCAGATCCTCTCCGGCATCTCAGGCGCAGTGCATCCTGGTGAGCTTCTGGCTATCATGGGAGCTTCCGGTGCTGGTAAAACGACCTTTTTGGACATATTGGCCCGCAAGAAGAAGATTGGAGTTGATAGCGGCGACTTTTACGTCAATGGAGAAAAGGTACGCGATGACGAGTTCAGGAGTGTTATCGGATTCGTCGACCAGGAGGATACCCTCCTACCCACCTTGACTGTCCATGAGACTATTCTCGATTCGGCCTTGCTACGTCTACCCAAGGAGATGAGCCGCAGCTCAAAGGAACAAAAAGTTGAAGATGTTGAACGTCAACTCGGCATCTACCACATTCGCCACCAAAAGATCGGTTCCGAAGAAAGCGGCCGTGGTATTTCTGGCGGTGAGAAGCGTCGTGTGGGTATCGCCTGTGAGCTTGTTACATCACCTAGCATCCTCTTCCTCGATGAGCCAACCAGCGGACTGGACGCCTACAACGCTTTCAACGTCGTTGAATGTCTGGTCAATCTCGTCAAGAACTACAACCGTACCGTCGTCTTCACCATCCATCAGCCGCGCTCCAACATCGTAGCCCTCTTCGACCAGCTCATTCTTCTCGCCAAGGGTAGGACTGTTTACTCCGGGCCTTTCGACAGCTGTCAGGCATACTTCGACGAGCTTGGTTACACCTGCCCACCTGGTTTCAACATTGCAGATTACATTGTGGATCTTACCATGCACGCAAGCACAGCACGCCAACCTATTGATGAGGACAGCTCGCTCTTCAACCGCGATCTGAACCGTGATCTCAACCGAGACGGGCTTACCACGAGCGCAAGCAGTGCAATCGCCGTTAAATCTATCCCTAGCATCAACACCTCGGAGCTCGAACGCGACATTGCCGGCAGTCCTAGCAATTCCAGCATACTTCGACCAAAGGGCAAGAGGAGGACCTCTATCAAGCAGCAACAAGAACGCGAGCTATTTACAAGAAAGAAGAATGCTCCTGTTAACGACGGTTCCATGTCACCCAAAACCGACGAAGAGCCGTATGACCGTCGCGGTGCTATCAAAGCTCAGTGGCTCAAGCTTACTCGTCAACAAGGTGGTGTGCCTCCTCAAATCCTCGAAGACCCCGATGAGCTTCCTCCGCCTGCCAACGGCGCAACTGGAACTAACCTCGACCTTCTCATTAACGCCTACATCTCTTCCGACATCTCGGCCCGCATTCGCGAAGACATTGCCAGCTCGGTTGCAAGCGCAAACCACGCAAACGGCCACAACGGAAACCAGGAGCTAAACGGTTTCGTAGCAGCCGGCAAACTCAAGGGATTCCGAAAGGTCGGTCTCTTGGGCCAATTCAAGATTCTATCCCTCCGTACCTGGCGCAACCTCTACCGTAACCCAATGCTCATGCTAACCCACTACGCCATCGCCATCGTCCTTGCCGTCTTCCTCGGCTTCCTCTTCTACGGCCTCACCGACGACATCAAAGGGTTCCAAAACCGCCTCGgtctcttcctctttgtCCTGTCTCTCTTCGGCTTCAGCAGTCTAACCATCCTCACCGTCTTCGCCCCGGAACGTCTCCTCTTCACTCGCGAACGCGCAAAGGGATATTACTCGCCTCCCGCCTACTTTGCCGCTAAAGTCATCTTCGACATCATCCCCCTGCGTCTCCTGCCCCCGATCATCCTCGGTATCATTGTGTACCCCATGACGGGTCTTATTCCAGCGTGGCCAAACTTTTTGAAATTTACTCTCTTCCTGGTGCTTTTTAACCTTGCCGCCGCGGCTATTTTCCTCTTCATCGGCATTGTGTTCCGCAACTCTGGGGTTGCGAATCTCATCGGTGTCCTGGTTATGTTATTTAGTTTACTCTTTTCCGGCTTCTTCTTGAACAAGGAGAGTATTCCGGGCGTCGCGAAGTGGTTGCAATCG CTCTCAATCTTCCATTACGCCTTTGAAGGCCTCATTGTAAACGAAGTCAAATATCTCAGCCTCATCGACCATAAATACGGCCTTGATATCGAAGTCCCTGGCTCGGCTATCCTGAGCTCTTTTGGCTTTGATACTCAGGCCCTTTGGGGCGATTGTATTGGCTTGGGCGTTTTCGGCGCCGCGTTTGTCGTCTTGGCGTATGCGGCTATGCATTTGTTGCTTGTGGAGAAGAGGTAA
- a CDS encoding DUF1996 domain containing protein, producing MTVGSPTTNTVEDAKKHPGLRFVCLTDKNTRFPESPTFPTTPCKGGIMTVHHFPSCWDGKNVDSPNHQDHMYNTAKEAFAVAGPCPASHPVRMPQVAYETLWDTTQFKDMWPTDGNNPFFLSYKDNKGYGTHADYLFGWKGDALQKAMDDKCMFQACENGRPLKSQNVQAMNKCTVKPSVQENIDGWLDRLPGMAM from the exons ATGACCGTCGGCTCCCCCACCACAAACACAGTCGAAGACGCAAAAAAGCACCCGGGCTTGCGCTTCGTCTGCCTCACGGACAAAAACACACGCTTCCCCGAATCCCCCACCTTCCCCACCACGCCCTGCAAAGGCGGCATAATGACAGTCCACCACTTCCCCTCATGCTGGGACGGCAAAAACGTCGATTCGCCCAACCACCAAGACCACATGTACAACACGGCCAAAGAAGCTTTTGCCGTTGCCGGTCCCTGTCCCGCCTCCCATCCTGTGCGCATGCCGCAGGTGGCGTACGAGACGCTGTGGGACACGACGCAGTTCAAAGATATGTGGCCAACGGATGGGAACAATCCTTTTTTCTTGAGTTACAAGGATAACAAGGGGTACGGGACGCATGCGGATTATCTGTTTGGTTGGAAGGGGGATGCGTTGCAGAAGGCGATGGATGATAAGTGTATGTTTCAGGCGTGTGAGAATGGGAGGCCGTTGAAG AGTCAGAATGTTCAGGCGATGAATAAGTGTACGGTTAAGCCTTCTGTGCAGGAGAATATTGATGGGT GGCTCGACCGTTTGCCGGGCATGGCAATGTGA
- a CDS encoding NagB, 6-phosphogluconolactonase-Glucosamine-6-phosphate isomerase-deaminase codes for MGKPPNLYAFPSATELAPSLRTYILDAQNAALERHHVFRVAVSGGSLPKTLAQALLKENGGGKVQFDKWEIFYADERAVPLDHEDSNHRLVKEELLNKIPAELGTPKVYPIDVKYLDDVQELADQYEKTLVSVFAARDSVKLPLFDLLLLGCGPDGHTCSLFPGSDLLRESEAWVLSISDSPKPPPKRITISLPVAQHALKIAFVATGGGKKEIMRQIFDTDEGQQLPCGLVNAKGADRVSWFVDYPAIEGVSFPARRGSL; via the coding sequence ATGGGAAAACCACCGAACCTATACGCCTTTCCAAGCGCTACTGAGCTCGCTCCGAGCCTGCGCACCTACATTCTCGATGCGCAAAATGCCGCGCTCGAGCGCCACCACGTCTTCCGCGTCGCAGTCTCCGGTGGCTCCCTGCCCAAGACTCTGGCGCAGGCGCTGCTGAAGGAGAATGGCGGAGGCAAAGTGCAGTTCGACAAGTGGGAAATCTTCTACGCCGACGAGCGCGCTGTGCCTCTCGACCACGAAGACAGCAACCACAGGCTGGTCAAAGAGGAGCTTCTGAACAAGATACCCGCTGAATTGGGAACGCCCAAGGTCTACCCAATCGATGTCAAGTACCTCGATGACGTTCAAGAGCTAGCCGACCAGTACGAGAAAACGCTCGTCAGCGTCTTTGCTGCGCGTGACAGCGTCAAGCTGCCATTGTTTGACCTGCTTCTGCTTGGTTGCGGACCAGACGGACATACCTGCAGCTTGTTCCCTGGCTCCGATCTACTTCGCGAGAGTGAGGCCTGGGTCCTCTCCATCTCCGACTCCCCGAAACCTCCGCCGAAGCGCATCACCATCTCGCTCCCGGTCGCACAACACGCGCTCAAGATTGCCTTTGTCGCTACAGGCGGCGGAAAGAAGGAAATTATGCGCCAGATCTTCGATACCGATGAGGGACAGCAACTGCCGTGTGGTCTGGTCAACGCAAAGGGCGCAGATCGCGTCAGCTGGTTTGTTGATTACCCTGCCATTGAGGGCGTCTCATTCCCAGCTCGTCGCGGCAGTTTGTAG
- a CDS encoding AceF, Pyruvate-2-oxoglutarate dehydrogenase complex translates to MPALSPTMTEGNIATWKIKEGDSFSAGDVLLEIETDKAQMDVEAQDDGVLAKITVGDGSKAVQVGTRIAVTAEPGDDLSTLEIPAEETTPSPKKEASAPKESAPIPKEERTSAPPPAQKSTSSSGKATKQTYPLYPSVQHLLNINNLPASEADKIPATGPNGRLLKGDVLAYVGKIDNAYPSELATRFSKLSHLDLSNIKPMAKKADAPKKAAATKDTPVVEEAPVEVALPVSLTAVMECQKRVKDSIGVFLPLSTFVARATELANESLPRSKLAKPSADELFNAVLGLDKVAAKSSHGTFVPSVRSFAPALPATAARKTAAKKSDILDLLAGKKTAAKRTSPMARGATDGPLNVFSVTVPKGDERRGRVFLERVKSVLEAEPGRLVV, encoded by the exons ATGCCTGCGCTTTCCCCCACCATGACCGAGGGCAACATTGCGACTTGGAAGATCAAGGAGGGCGATTCCTTCTCCGCCGGCGATGTGCTACTCGAGATTGAAACGGACAAGGCACAGATGGACGTTGAGGCCCAGGATGACGGTGTCCTGGCAAAGATTACA GTGGGAGATGGTTCAAAAGCAGTCCAAGTCGGTACACGGATAGCAGTGACAGCCGAACCAGGCGACGACCTCAGTACTCTAGAAATCCCTGCCGAAGAGACCACCCCCTCGCCCAAGAAAGAGGCCTCTGCGCCCAAGGAATCCGCCCCCATACCAAAAGAAGAACGCACCTCCGCACCACCACCAGCTCAAAAGTCCACGTCCAGCAGCGGCAAAGCAACAAAACAAACCTACCCCCTCTACCCCTCCGTCCAACACCTCCTCAACATCAACAACCTCCCCGCATCCGAAGCCGACAAAATCCCCGCCACCGGCCCCAACGGCCGCCTCCTCAAAGGCGATGTCCTCGCCTACGTCGGGAAAATCGACAATGCGTACCCATCCGAACTAGCCACCCGCTTCAGCAAACTCTCCCACCTCGACCTCTCAAACATCAAGCCCATGGCCAAAAAGGCAGACGCGCCCAAGAAGGCTGCTGCTACAAAGGATACCCCAGTTGTGGAGGAGGCACCCGTTGAAGTGGCACTCCCCGTCTCACTAACTGCAGTCATGGAATGTCAGAAACGCGTCAAAGATTCCATTGGTGTATTCCTGCCCCTTTCCACCTTTGTCGCTCGCGCAACTGAGCTGGCGAATGAGAGTTTACCCCGTTCTAAACTCGCCAAACCCTCGGCTGATGAGCTGTTTAACGCCGTGTTGGGGTTGGATAAGGTGGCGGCCAAGTCCTCGCATGGCACTTTCGTTCCGTCTGTTCGGTCGTTTGCTCCTGCGCTCCCGGCGACGGCTGCGAGGAAGACGGCGGCAAAGAAATCTGATATTTTGGATTTGCTGGCGGGCAAGAAGACGGCGGCGAAACGTACGAGTCCTATGGCACGTGGTGCTACAGACGGCCCGTTGAATGTATTTAGTGTGACTGTTCCCAAGGGGGATGAGCGGAGGGGACGCGTGTTTTTGGAGAGGGTGAAGAGTGTCCTTGAGGCTGAGCCAGGGCGGTTGGTTGTGTAG
- a CDS encoding Aspartate-tyrosine-aromatic aminotransferase: MVKVDDFAVESWMDAYETKCKYNIAETCCASVSIDQLRDLSDKKETPVFDTSRILNYGDIRGNEELRSNLARLYSAKVTTPLSPDNILTTPGAIQANYLATYTLIGPGDHVICHYPTYQSLYAVPEQLGASVSLWKASPENAWIPSITDLEALIQPTTKLIIINNPNNPTGAVLGKSFLHSLINLASTHNITILSDEVYRPLFHSLGPFDKDFPPSLLSMGYENVIVTGSMSKAYSLAGLRIGWIASRSSSLIEKVASARHYTTISVSALSEHIAAFALSPTTVHGLLARNIQLAKTNLALLEKFMVKNEDEATWVKPVAGTTAFIKFHRDGKAVDDVDFCKKLLETTGVLFVPGSTCFGEEWKGYVRVGFVNQTEVVKEGLDAVTKFVRKQLDEVALAE, translated from the exons ATGGTCAAAGTAGACGACTTCGCCGTAGAGTCC TGGATGGACGCATATGAGACAAAATGCAAGTACAACATTGCCGAAACATGTTGTGCCTCAGTCTCTATCGATCAGCTACGCGACCTGTCTGATAAAAAAGAGACACCCGTCTTCGACACTTCGCGTATCCTAAACTATGGTGACATCAGAGGCAACGAAGAGCTACGGAGTAACCTCGCACGTCTCTACTCTGCAAAAGTCACCACGCCCCTATCCCCAGACAACATTCTCACCACCCCAGGCGCCATACAAGCAAACTACCTAGCCACCTACACCCTCATCGGCCCCGGCGACCATGTCATCTGCCACTACCCTACCTACCAATCCCTCTACGCTGTGCCCGAACAACTTGGCGCCAGCGTCTCCCTCTGGAAAGCTTCCCCAGAAAACGCGTGGATACCGTCCATCACCGACCTAGAAGCCCTCATCCAGCCCACCACCAAACTAATCATCATCAATAACCCCAACAACCCAACCGGCGCTGTCCTCGGAAAATCCTTCCTCCATTCCCTCATCAACCTCGCCTCCACCCACAACATCACCATCCTAAGCGATGAAGTCTACCGCCCCCTCTTCCACTCCCTCGGCCCCTTCGACAAAGACTTCCCCCCCTCCCTTCTCTCCATGGGTTACGAAAACGTCATAGTAACCGGCTCAATGTCAAAAGCTTATTCGCTCGCTGGTCTACGCATCGGCTGGATAGCTTCTCGCAGTTCCTCTCTAATCGAGAAAGTAGCGTCTGCACGCCACTACACCACGATTTCCGTGTCCGCCCTCTCCGAACACATTGCCGCTTTTGCCCTTTCCCCCACCACTGTGCACGGCCTACTCGCCCGCAACATCCAGCTCGCCAAGACGAACCTCGCGTTGCTGGAAAAGTTCATGGTGAAGAATGAGGATGAAGCTACCTGGGTTAAGCCCGTGGCAGGTACGACAGCGTTTATAAAGTTTCATAGAGACGGTAAAGCCGTGGATGATGTGGATTTTTGTAAAAAGCTACTCGAGACCACGGGCGTGCTTTTTGTGCCGGGTAGTACGTGTTTTGGAGAGGAGTGGAAGGGTTATGTGAGGGTGGGGTTTGTGAATCAGACTGAGGTTGTGAAGGAGGGCTTGGATGCAGTGACGAAGTTTGTTAGGAAACAGTTGGATGAGGTTGCGTTGGCGGAGTGA